One segment of Erigeron canadensis isolate Cc75 chromosome 2, C_canadensis_v1, whole genome shotgun sequence DNA contains the following:
- the LOC122590021 gene encoding uncharacterized protein LOC122590021 — translation MDQTTSPKSSVPPSTSISNATVSTTTSPTPLIALKAFKYPEIYTSPTDSIMSPVSKGILLARTKSKKTSFHVTNFSTSQEQSKIRDTKFGDTGALET, via the exons ATGGATCAAACAACATCTCCGAAATCTTCAGTACCACCATCAACATCGATATCGAACGCCACGGTTTCAACCACCACATCCCCTACTCCTCTTATTGCCCTAAAGGCTTTCAAATACCCAGAAAT ATATACGAGTCCCACAGATTCGATCATGTCCCCAGTTTCCAAGGGTATACTACTTGCAAGAACCAAGTCTAAGAAAACATCATTTCATGTCACAAACTTTTCTACAAGTCAAGAACAGTCCAAG ATTAGAGATACCAAGTTTGGAGACACGGGTGCTCTGGAAACTTGA
- the LOC122586450 gene encoding LRR receptor-like serine/threonine-protein kinase RPK2, with protein MGHFQNQLFLLFTVFFVFHFYHVYSQDSDKSALLEFKASFLDPDGVLTSWNLSNPDHCSWIGVTCGSGSRVVAVNITGGGNSGGEIPVGIWGMEKLEVIDLEGNLISGNLQSRFSGLRRLRVLNLGFNQMSGEIPASLVEVKTLQVLNLAGNRINGSVPAFVNVFGDLRGLYLSFNQLSGNIPSEIGYNCRNLEHLELSGNLLVGGIPTSLGNCTKLQSLLLYSNLLQEEIPVELGRLEALQVLDVSRNSLSGALPRELGTCFNLSILVLSNLLNPIPMVFNSDDDLSALAPEDEFNYFEGTIPSEITTLPSLKLLWAPRTTLEGVFPDDWGACSSLEMVNLAQNLFVGKISKGFDSCNKLHFLDLSSNKLTGEISDKLRVPCMTVFDVSGNHLSGPIPTFHYTTCEPTDLSTTYLGYFTSETVSPLLFPNNVGDLAITHNFGGNNFTGQLASVPIARTGAKTAYAFLAGENELTGEFPGTLFESCAKLKSMVVNVSSNMLSGEIPMNIGQMCPSLTFLDVSTNRISGTIPTSFGDLGSLVAVNLSWNMLTGNIPIGFNKIKNLKNISLSGNNLTGRIPSGLGKVSSLEVLELFSNSLSGEIPDDLVELKNLTTLLLNNNKLSGPIPSGLANVKTMLKFNVSFNNLSGPLPSNDNLMKCSSVLGNPYLQSCKISPNSSPDQPPGSGFANLSGSPVSAPEGRGGLNSIAIASITSASAIFSVMLALMVLFFCTKWRPKPGAQNRGSVRKEVTVFTDIGVPLTFENVVRSTGSFNASNCIGNGGFGATYKAEISPGFLVAIKRLSVGRFQGVQQFDAEIKTLGRLRHPNLVTLIGYHASETEMFLIYNYLPGGNLERFIQERSVRAVDWRVLHKIALDIARALAYLHDQCVPRVLHRDVKPSNILLDDDFNAYLSDFGLARLLGTSETHATTGVAGTFGYVAPEYAMTCRVSDKADVYSYGVVLLELISDKKALDPSFSSYGNGFNIVAWACMLLRQGHAKEFFTAGLWDAGPHDDLVEVLHLAVVCTVDSLSTRPTMKQVVRRLKQLQPPSC; from the exons ATGGgtcattttcaaaatcaattatttttactgTTTACTGTGTTTTTTGTCTTTCATTTTTACCATGTTTACAGTCAAGATTCTGATAAATCAGCCCTTTTGGAGTTCAAGGCTTCTTTTTTGGATCCTGATGGAGTTCTGACAAGCTGGAATTTGAGCAACCCAGATCATTGTTCATGGATCGGAGTCACTTGCGGGTCGGGTTCTCGGGTTGTGGCGGTTAATATTACCGGTGGAGGTAATTCTG GTGGTGAAATTCCTGTTGGGATTTGGGGTATGGAGAAGTTAGAAGTTATTGATCTTGAAGGGAATTTGATTAGTGGGAATTTGCAGAGTCGGTTTAGTGGGTTAAGGCGTCTCCGGGTTCTTAATTTGGGGTTTAATCAGATGTCTGGAGAGATACCGGCTTCCTTGGTGGAAGTTAAGACTTTGCAGGTGTTGAATCTTGCTGGGAATCGGATTAATGGGTCGGTTCCAGCGTTTGTTAATGTTTTTGGAGATTTGAGAGGGTTGTATTTGTCGTTTAATCAGTTATCTGGGAATATACCTAGTGAGATTGGGTATAATTGTAGGAATCTTGAACATTTGGAGCTTTCGGGTAATCTTTTGGTTGGTGGGATTCCGACTAGTTTAGGAAATTGTACTAAGTTACAATCACTCTTGTTGTATTCAAATTTGCTTCAAGAAGAAATCCCTGTTGAACTAGGTAGGCTTGAAGCGCTGCAAGTGTTGGATGTATCCAGAAATAGTCTTAGTGGTGCATTACCACGGGAGCTTGGAACCTGTTTTAATTTATCGATCCTAGTGTTATCCAACTTGTTGAATCCTATTCCTATGGTTTTTAATTCTGATGACGATTTGTCAGCATTGGCTCCTGAAGATGAGTTTAATTACTTTGAGGGGACGATACCTTCAGAAATCACTACTCTTCCAAGTCTGAAGTTGTTATGGGCACCAAGAACGACTTTAGAGGGAGTATTTCCAGACGATTGGGGAGCTTGTTCTAGCTTAGAAATGGTGAACCTCGCCCAGAACCTTTTTGTTGGTAAAATCTCCAAAGGGTTTGATAGTTGCAACAAGTTGCATTTTCTGGATTTGAGTTCAAACAAGTTGACTGGTGAGATCAGTGATAAACTTCGTGTTCCTTGTATGACGGTTTTTGATGTCAGTGGTAATCATCTTTCTGGGCCAATTCCGACTTTTCATTACACTACATGTGAACCTACCGATCTTTCAACAACATACCTTGGATATTTTACGTCAGAAACTGTAAGCCCGTTGTTGTTTCCGAACAACGTTGGAGATCTTGCAATAACCCATAATTTTGGGGGCAACAATTTCACAGGCCAGTTAGCTTCTGTACCGATTGCAAGAACAGGGGCGAAGACTGCATATGCTTTCCTTGCTGGTGAAAACGAGCTTACTGGTGAGTTTCCTGGAACTCTATTTGAAAGTTGTGCAAAACTGAAATCGATGGTTGTTAATGTGAGCTCCAACATGTTATCTGGTGAAATCCCGATGAATATTGGTCAAATGTGCCCAAGCTTAACCTTTTTGGATGTATCCACGAATCGTATCTCTGGGACTATTCCTACTAGCTTTGGTGATTTGGGTTCTCTTGTTGCGGTGAATTTGAGTTGGAATATGTTAACAGGAAATATACCTATTGGCTTTAACAAGATTAAGAATCTCAAAAACATTTCACTGTCAGGTAACAATCTTACGGGTCGAATTCCCTCCGGCTTGGGAAAGGTGAGCTCTTTAGAAGTTCTTGAACTTTTTTCAAACTCCTTGTCCGGGGAGATCCCAGACGATCTTGTAGAGCTTAAAAATTTAACGACTCTCTTGCTCAACAACAACAAGCTTTCTGGGCCGATCCCATCTGGTTTGGCAAACGTGAAGACGATGTTGAAATTTAACGTCTCTTTTAATAACCTGTCAGGGCCGTTGCCATCAAATGATAATTTGATGAAATGCAGTAGTGTtcttggaaatccatatttacAGTCGTGTAAGATCTCCCCAAATTCTTCTCCTGATCAGCCCCCTGGTAGTGGTTTTGCAAATCTGTCTGGTTCGCCAGTGTCTGCACCAGAGGGTCGAGGTGGCTTAAATTCGATTGCAATTGCTTCCATAACATCTGCGTCTGCTATATTTTCGGTTATGCTAGCTCTCATGGTTCTGTTCTTCTGCACGAAATGGCGGCCCAAACCTGGTGCTCAAAATCGTGGGTCTGTTCGTAAGGAAGTTACGGTTTTTACGGACATTGGAGTCCCCTTAACGTTTGAGAATGTTGTTCGGTCCACTGGTAGTTTCAATGCCAGCAACTGTATTGGAAATGGAGGGTTTGGAGCTACTTACAAGGCCGAAATATCTCCAGGTTTTTTGGTTGCTATAAAACGTCTGTCGGTTGGGCGGTTTCAGGGTGTACAACAGTTTGATGCAGAGATTAAAACATTGGGTCGGCTTCGGCACCCAAATCTAGTGACCTTAATTGGGTATCATGCAAGTGAAACCgaaatgtttttaatttacAATTATTTACCCGGTGGCAACTTGGAAAGATTCATCCAAGAAAGATCTGTTCGGGCTGTAGATTGGAGAGTCCTTCACAAGATCGCGCTCGATATTGCTCGTGCACTGGCTTACCTCCATGACCAATGTGTTCCTCGTGTCCTTCATCGTGATGTGAAACCGAGTAATATCTTGCTTGACGATGATTTCAATGCTTATCTGTCTGATTTTGGTTTGGCCCGGCTTTTGGGTACCTCTGAGACTCATGCAACCACCGGGGTTGCTGGAACTTTCGGCTACGTTGCTCCAGAATACGCAATGACATGTCGGGTTTCCGATAAGGCAGATGTTTACAGCTATGGGGTGGTGCTGTTGGAGTTGATATCTGACAAGAAAGCATTGGACCCATCTTTTTCATCTTATGGTAACGGGTTCAACATTGTGGCTTGGGCTTGTATGCTTCTACGACAGGGTCATGCTAAGGAGTTCTTCACAGCAGGGCTATGGGATGCAGGCCCACATGACGACTTAGTGGAGGTGCTTCATTTGGCAGTGGTTTGCACTGTCGATTCTTTGTCAACACGACCGACGATGAAACAAGTTGTACGGAGATTAAAGCAACTGCAACCTCCGTCTTGTTAG